GTCCATTAGTTTTGACTATGGGTGATTTTAGCACCAATTTTTTTAGCAGTCCCTCAACTTTTCAATTGTTGCAAATTAAGTCTCTATATTATTCTTTTCCTACTTAAAACTCTAAAATTTgcattctttaaaaaaaatcttcacaaattgaatcaatttaatAATCATGAACACTATTTTCATCAAAACTCCCTAATCaaaatattaatatcaataaaaaaagttaaaattccCATTTCCCACCTCTTAACACCCTGATCTTccttcaaaatttaacaaattttcactattttttttacttGTAAAATTGCATCacacataaaatttaattttttagtacatcaaaaagataaattacacacATAAAATTCAATTGATAGTCTTTTTTTCAATCTTTTAGGcatgaaaaaatgaaattttcaaGTAAAACTAGAATGTGTAATCTTATTTTTCATGTTCCTCTATTATTTAAGTAAATATTGTGCATCTACATTCTATTACTACTTAAATAATCAATGAAATGGAAGCAGAAGTAGAAATAACTTACTCGTAATGGACAGGAGAAATTCCTAAAAAGAAGACCTTGGTTTGGGCTGGATTTACATTGATGTTAACCCATCTAGCCCAAGTTGTCAAACCCTTGTAGAATGCAATGAATCGGTTCATGTCCTTGGACAACTTGTTACCCTCTTGAATATAATCCCACCTACAATCAATGAACACAGAATAATTAGTGTTAATTCATCATCACCATAATAACGAAATTGATGATGACATGATGATGTGGAAGATTAAGATTGATCCTACGGCTGGGCGTTTGCTGTGTGGGTCCACCAGTGCCACGTGTTGAATACCAGCACGTCCATCCCTCTCCAAGCATTACCACTCTTTATTGAGTCCAGCTTCAGAACACGTCCAACTTTCTCACGATCAAGGTCTACTAAGTATGGTGTGCGGTATAGAAATAATTGAAGACCATAATcctgaaattaaataaaaaaaattaagcatcATTTGAGAATAAACTTTTAGTTTTAACCAAGATATCATTAACATCGATAGCCATGAAACTAATCTCTCACATCACAATTAACACACTAAGTAGTTAGCTTACCGATAAGTTTTCATCATTTATAAAAGTTAAGAATTAAACCTCTACTCACTTGATTATTCGTGAACAATCTTTTCACAACCATACTTTTTTGTTGCATTTTCTAATAACTTTTCTCTTTTGATACTTTTCTTCAAGTGAGCTACTACTTGACAAAGTGATTAAGCTTACTACCTAAGAAATTCCCCCACCCATTTACTTTTGAGTGATGAGTTTTCTTGCCTCAAGGTTGGATGAATAAATTAAAGGATCATGGAATAAAAATAACTAGGTAGAAGACAAAAGAAAATCTCATCACCAAGAAGTGGCCCACTCTTTGACACTTTTGCAGTTTGATCTTTGAATTTATACAAGAAAAATCGTGGAAGTAGAGGGCTGCGTCTGAATCAAGCGTATCGTGTCAAGTGGTCCATTGTGAAAGTGATTAAGAACTACTTAcaaattaattgttattttcagAACATATATACACACAAGCATCGAAATAATTTAATGGCTCACTTCAACTTTGTTCTGTTTGATTGAACTCAATAGCAATAATATTGTGTAATAATGCTTGTAATATTGTGGTAAATAACATGATTGAACATTTGAAGCGTATATCATGGGTAATCAATCAGAGAAGGCAAATATATCAAATTGCCAATCATTACAGTTGCGTTATGTTCATAATTTAGTTACCAGTAATGATGATTGAGACAGGGTGGTGTTAGTTGCCAAAGGGCAAAGATTAGGAGGAAAAACAAGAGGTCCAACACTAATCATTGCTAATTAAGAAATTTGTTTAACAAAGTTGTCACATAAAGCAAGGTATTGAAAATAAGGAAGAAAAAAGCAAAAGAGAAATGATTTCTCTTTATCCTTTCTTTTGATCTAAGAAAATTATGCGCACGTTCGAATTCTGTAGAAAAAGTAACAGTTCGATAAGATAATCTAATGCATTTTAGTTTCTTAATGAACttcaatattaaattaaaaattaagctATTAATACATCAAAATACTTTATGCAACTTTTCAAATTCTGTGCACCGGAAACTTCACTTTatgtgaaaaagaaaatgatgaggGCTACCAATCCAACTCTTTTAAAGATACACTCCAACacatttattataatttatttattttttaaaatgttatcatattttctaaaaaaagttaaatttttataaataaaataaatcataGTGTTGAAGGGTATTTAAAAAGTGTGTTTGCTAGCTTTTTCTAAAAAGAAAACTAGAAAAATTAGAATGCCATGTTAATAAATACACCATTAAAGAATAATATACCAAACCAACACGaacaaaaaagaagaagtaGTAAAGATTCACATTTATTATCCATTTAATTAACAATCACAAATGTCCCCTGCAAAAGGTAAACACCCCCACCAATCACGTCTCAAACTTTATTGCTCACGCTCTAGTGCCACACAGCACACATTCAAATGGATCAAACTTGAAGGTTTGGGTTCAAATATGGCAATTactcacaaaacaaaacaaaaagactCTTCAACTTTTAGGTGCAGGGAAAACGACACTACTTGCATGAATTAAACAAAGCACACCAAACAATCATCATTTCCAGCACTCTCATTCAATGCccaattttcaaattaaaacatgGAGAGAGGAGAGAAAGTAAGAAGCACAAAAATAGTACAACaagaatgaaaaaattaaaaaaaaaaatcaaaaacaaaCCTCAAATGTTATTGTGGTGATAACGTTCTGCTTTGAGAATGAGGTTCTTGTGTTTGGCACCCAAGAGTGAATCATACAAGCCAGTGAATTGAACTGGTTCAAGCTCAAAGAGTCACCTACAAACATAATCTTCTTGTTTCTGTATTTCAGCAGAAAATCCCAAGCATTGAACCTGTGAATATAAATATGAAACAATTATAATGAGCTACTTAGTTATACGTCTAGTCAATGTGAAACTTCTCGATACAAATGAAAATGGTTGAATTGAAGAAGACAAAGATGGAGCAATTAAGGGATGTACCTTGGTAAAGGACAAGTGAAGGGTTGCCACCTATATTGCTGGTACAGTGTGTCAGGGCGACCGTACTTTTGGCAATTGAATTGTGGATCTATGAAGGGACAGGTAGAAGGGTTGTAGAGAGGGTAGGAACGGTCGTAGACCCATTTGCCACGGAACCAGTTGCATCTTCCTCCAGCGAGCTTTCTGGAAATGGTGGTTGTTGCATTGGTGGTGGAGAAAGAGTTCAAGAACTCAGCCTCTGTTTGGTGGGAAAACAGAGCAAACAGAGacagaaacagaaacagagTAGTTGGTAAAAGGAAACCCATTCTTTCTTGGGTTTCGATCCTTGATTATCACCACCCTCCTATTGAgagggttttgttttgttgaagGAAAAAAAGGACTAGGAGTGCAGAAAAAGTTGTCTGGAACAGAAGCTTATATAATGTAAATAATCATGTGTTTGtgaagagatagagagagagggagatagAGACAACACAGAGTGAATAGAGGGTGAAGAATGTGAAAACTGATCCAATAcccttttatttcttttcttttctcttttttaaattattataatttggaTGATAGAATCAGTGCAAGTTTAGGTGGATTCTTTCTTCAAACAGCAGCATGTGGTGGGGTTGGATCTCGTTTTTGATCCCTACATTGGAAATTTCTGGGATTCCGATGGTTTGGATTAAATAAAGATTGACATCATTCTCTCTAAGAAAGAACCAATTGAAATTTGCCTTGTATAAGTAATTTTCATTGATAATTACTTCTCATTTACTTTATTAATGATTAATTTGAGCATTGTGTTACAGTATTTTTTGAGTGTAAAGTGAACAAAGAGTTGTGATATATACATACATCTCCACTCCTTTTCcactttcattttctattatttttattttctctattaATCAAATTATCTATCGcatttttactttctctctcctttcttcgtATCTCTCCCTTCCTCCACctcttcacacctcaaaaatgaggtgtgaagatataattattcagTGAACAAATTTTCATTTGCAAATATTTACTACTTATCGTTGTTAGGGCGAATGATTTAGGCTCACCCAAAAATACCTACTGACATGTTTATGTCGATGTGAATGAGTCTTATTTTTAAACTCAAGCATTTCTCGAAATAATGAGTGATTAATTTGAAAGAGTTTATTGAGCTTGAAACGTAGGCATTCAATTTTACATACACTCATTTGCCATTTGGTGAAATCCAATTTTATTAGAATATTAAGGCCAACAAAGATCAAAATTCAGATTGTTCAGTCATATAAGCTCTAATATCATATTATGTATGAATGGAAAAATGTGTATGACCTGCGATTTTGGTGGgtctgcttttttttttttttggtttcctAAGGTATTCCCACAACCGACAGCATTGAGACTAATCCTTCGAAACTCTGAAATCACGTTAAGCGGGTAGGCCTTTCCCAACATTTTCTTCATACGCACCGCCCAGGAATCGAATCCTGGACTAAATGATTAAGGAGCTCAACTATTTACCGGTTGTGCTACACTTTGTTGGTGTGGGTCTGCTTTTCCAACTCACTAAATCAAGTAGGATTAGGTTGGTCCAAATCACTAAGTTAGGTACTAAAAATATTACAACTTAATTAATATAAGATTTTGTGGTTTGCATTTGCTTAATTGCTTTTAGTTAAGATATTTGAACAATGTCGTGGTTGTGTTTATTAAGAAGGCCTTTAAGTCAAATTGTGATTGTGTAATTTGGGAGATTATTTTGTGTAGTGTGAACCTAATTGACTATTGGTAAAGTTAATGCTTAATATTGATTGTTGAATGATTTCATTAGATTTTGAGTTTGTTTTACAATATGTTTTTGTATTATAAAGGTATCCCACAACTGACAATTATGAGACTAATTTATTAAAGTTTGGAGATCACGTTTAATGGGTAAATCTCTCCAACAAATGTTTTTGTATCTTCAAGGTATCCTTACAAATGATAatcatgtaaatttttttttttatttttaggggTCAACCCACTAAAATATGGACCGGATATAGACATCTAACTCAAATATCAAAAGTAGGTCAGCCAAATCCAACTTATTCTTGAAGAGTTTGATCCAATTGTCTTGTCTATCGACTTTTTTACTCCTAATAATTTATCGTAATAATTTAAACGATTGAGTAAAAGATGAATGAACgactttatattatatttctaccAATTAAGGTCTCGTTTAAATGTGTTGAATAAAAGTTTAACAAGTGATCTTTCATCCAACGAGTGTTATTCACATtggtaaaaaataattatttgaatTTCTAAAATCCAGAGTAAGATCGGATTGAATCTTAGGGAGATATTTGACATTTACAATATTCAGGTCGAATAGGATTGTCTCAATACAAAATGTATATGGTGAAAAAATAAAGTGCTATTTGATCAACACTAAAAGGACATAACTTCGATTCTTTGTCATTTGTGCAGCTAGCTTCAATTCTGCTGCTTCCCTTCAAGTAACTCTGCCACCACCTCTGTTGGTATATATTTGTTGGCATCAAATATCTACCCTGCATGATTTGGAGTTCGGATCATAGAAACAGAGCATACCAGTTGACCACGGAATTAAAGTAGTTCATCTTTCATGTGCTtggcttttcttttttaatgtAAATTGTATACATTGCATCCAATTGGGAAAATAATATTGTTTGCAGAGCTATTATCAAAATGTGAAAAGAACAAAAATCACACCTGACTGAAATTAAATCTTTTTACCATGTCTAGATGATAAACAAAAACACCAATTCACGTGATTAGATTCAGACTTAGGTGTGAAAAGCAAACTTGTCAATTAACGATTAATTGATCAGGATAGTAGAGCACGCATCTCATGCAAAGATGTAGATCTCCTAACAGAGGGACCATGACGCTTGGCACTATTATATAATTAAGGATATAAAGTTGACAAGTTATCTCGAATCACAGATATGATCGAGCTTCCATTATACAAAAAATTGACAAGTTAATAAAGTTGACGTACATCTACTCCGTGACTGTTCATGTCTGTTTCTGTTCTTCCTATAtatctatttttaattaattatccaATGTATTTACAAATGGTTAAGACTTATTTATGCAAAACTAAAGCTAGGGGTGAGCAGGGCCCGGCTCTGTCCAAAACCGAtcatagaagaaaaaaatataatagattTAGTTGAGGGCTGCGTCTACCGTGGGTTGTTTTGAAACTGACCCACGGTGGTGCAGTTTTACTATACTGCTGATAAGACAAAAATAACCTTCAATCTTAAATTTTTTCCATGTTTATCCTTCACCTaaattctttcttcttcatctgtatGTGTCCAATTTTGTCACCATTGTTCTGTACGTGTAAGCTTGATTCAAAAATGAATTTCCTAATTTTAGATTCTGTTTGATTCAAAGGTTTTGATAAGAAAAGTTAAATTAAAATTCTGATTTTTGTGGAAACACCGTTACTTGTTTATATAGTGATGTGTTTTAAATCCAGATTTTGAAACCTTTTACCGACAGCACCAGAGCATCGTCGTTGCAGCACCGTAGTCTCGCCGTTCCACCCAGTTCTTGTGTCGCCTCATTGTTGGCCTCATCTCCAACGGCTCCTTCCCCACCATACCCGAGACAGGTCAATCCACCAAATCCTCAACAGCCCCCTTTCTCTCCCATGCCACTGGCTTTCTTCATACAAGAATCAATCTCCAACAACCATGCTGCTCCTCCCACCGCCGCAGAACCACCCCAGCAGCCACCGTCCAGATAGAGGCCACCGTCCAGATAGCGGCCACCGGTGCCGTTTTCCAAGCCTGAAACCATCAAACGTTTTGCCTCTCTCTGATTCTCGTCAGGTTTCCTTCTCCCTTACCAGATCTGTGCCATGCACtctttcttttccctttctctttGCTACTTACACAAATTAGGCATGAGCAATTTTGGATCTGGGTTTTGCTCTTGAAGCCATGCAATTTCGGATCTGGGCTTTGCTAATGCGATTTTGGATCTGGGTGTTTGGAGGGGTGGCTTTGAGTGGGGGATTTGGTCGTTGCGGGTGGATTCAGTGTGGGTGGATGTGATAATCGTGGCTCCGGCGAGCTGGATTTGACACAAGTGAAGTTCTAGATATGAGTTTTTGGTAGGGTGGCTTTGGGGGAGGTGATGGGTTTACATGTTGCTTCAACTCCGGATCTAGATTTTTGATGGATccatggtggcggtggtgctgGTAGGCTGAGGGAGATTGACGGTGGCAGCATAGTGGTTCAGGCTTGGTAGTGCGGTTGAAGGAAGCATGGGAAAGGAGAAGGGTGTTTTTGTaaagttatatatatttaattaatttatttttattattattaactgATCTGAAccgtttaaattaaaaatattaaatccaACGGTAGAAAGTGGAACTGAAGCACCGTGggtcagtttcaaactgaccCACGCTAGGTAAAAACCTTAGTTGAGTTATTTGTATtggaaattaaaatatattgacACACAAGCTTTAGGGTCTTAAGGCTTAAGTGGTACGTGACTGATAGATAGTCTTGCGAGTAAGATAGAGTGCATACACGTAGGGTTAGAGATACACTAACAATTCACTCACTCGATTTATACACACATTTTCTAGAAAACaataaaatcataattttttaaacaaCATTTTAGCAAGAGTAATGTTGAGACAACAAACGAGGGTCAGGAGAAAAGAACGACCAAGAGCAAGGTGCAAGAACtaggaagaaaaaaatagaagaaattcAAAGAGAGAACACTCACTCGACTGCGAAGCTAGATCAAGGTCCGATAGTGGTGATGACTCCATTGTGGCAGAGGCAACTCCAACGGTGGCGACATCTCCCTCTCTCAAGTGCATGTGTACGTGACTGTTTTCTTCTTAGGGTTTGAATAATGGGCGAAGAACCTGATTCATTGTATTTGAAgaaaaatttaaagaaaaaaccTAAATTACGATCTTCCAATTTGGAGATTTAggtcaaaattaaaaattgtatGGACTTTTAAACTCGTCCTAGACTTGCAATTCTATGCAGATCTACCCGAGTCTACTCAAGTCAAGGAAATTGTGAGTTTGCCAACGAATTCACTCGATTTTGTAATTtggataaaatacaaaaatggtAAAAGGATAAACAATAACAAAGAGCTCATATGTTAACCCAAAAAAAACAAGAGATCATATTAAGGAAAACTTTATAGTACTAGCTAGGGGCCTCCTGAGTGATATTGTCAACCCAGTGCTCGTGTCGTGTTATACTGAAAGCAAATTAAGGCCAAACTCACAAGTGTCAAAGTAGTAGTAGTCATCAAACTGTGAGTTGTCATCATTTACTATGTGCAATAATTTTCAAATTACGAAATTATACTATGTACAATATTTCTACCCGAACACATGCATTGTACGTACATCTTCATGATgatcttcttttttttccttttcggaTTCCAGCCAGAATAGTTGAAGACTTGATGGAGATCTTGTAtctataattaataattaattacatgAAATTTCTTAGTGTTTACCGTGATATTTAGTAAACAAACATTTTCCAAGTTTgactggaaaaagtttaagagttttgcgaattaagggttcttttgggaaaacgtcttgtcAAAGCGCGTGTGAAATTGGGTTTTTCGACAGCCGTGTGTCGAAGgataaaaagaaataaagatTCGAAGGCAAAACGCAATACAATCAAAAGCGCTTGAAGGTAAAATTCAAATCCAAGTTCATAAATTCGACAGAAAATCTAACAAAAGCAACAACGACAACAAATTCGAAAATCTAAGTGCAGGAATTGTAAACGACTGGTTCggcaacgtactcctccatgatcacgttaggctcgttgagtctttttgatgcggacatgagaGCTTTTTAGTGATTTTAGagctgagttgggaaccctttttctgaattggattatcctatttatagagcttcatGTCCCGcgtgttcttggcggttttcttccttattggatgggttagtgggtctgatttcaccccacgatctgatgcttgccccGGAAGTTCCCTGCATAGTGGTGAAGATCGTGCTCTTCAACTGCTTCAACTGCTTCTTGGCCACGTACTTAGCCATCGTGGTGAGAAACTGACTCAGTCAATGCTGCACGTGTTAAATATGCCTGTGTTTATAGCAACGGTTACCAGTGTCCCTTTGTCGAATTCGACTACCTCTCTAACTTGGcattttttcttaattctttTGGTCCATATTCGACTGCCTCATGCTTTTT
This portion of the Lotus japonicus ecotype B-129 chromosome 3, LjGifu_v1.2 genome encodes:
- the LOC130746853 gene encoding protein trichome birefringence-like 39, with protein sequence MGFLLPTTLFLFLSLFALFSHQTEAEFLNSFSTTNATTTISRKLAGGRCNWFRGKWVYDRSYPLYNPSTCPFIDPQFNCQKYGRPDTLYQQYRWQPFTCPLPRFNAWDFLLKYRNKKIMFVGDSLSLNQFNSLACMIHSWVPNTRTSFSKQNVITTITFEDYGLQLFLYRTPYLVDLDREKVGRVLKLDSIKSGNAWRGMDVLVFNTWHWWTHTANAQPWDYIQEGNKLSKDMNRFIAFYKGLTTWARWVNINVNPAQTKVFFLGISPVHYEGRDWNQPARSCMRETEPFFGLKYPAGTPMAWVVVNKVLSRIKKPVTFLDVTTLSQYRKDAHPEGYSGIMATDCSHWCLPGLPDTWNVLLHASLFG